The following proteins are encoded in a genomic region of Neomicrococcus aestuarii:
- a CDS encoding aspartate aminotransferase family protein translates to MTTTPSTTPKGTDRQQAARDHLWMHMARHSGIVKGGTVPVITRGEGHMIYDDKGKGYIDGLSGLFVVQVGHGREELAAVAQEQAKKLSFFPLWSYAHEPAIDLAERLADYAPGDLNRVFFTTGGGEAVESAFKLAKQYWKLQGQPGKTKVISRALAYHGTPQGALAITSLPSMKTPFEPLVPGTFRVPNTNFYRAPEQFEDNEKDFGIWAAERIREAIEFEGAESVAAVFLEPVQNSGGCFPPPPGYFQRVREICDEYDVLLVSDEVICAFGRIGSMFACVDFGYTPDIITCAKGLTSGYSPIGAMIASEKLFEPFTKGDTTFYHGYTFGGHPVSAAVAMANLDIMEREGLNQNVKDNADAFKATLSKLLDLPIVGDVRGAGYFYGIELVKDKTTKETFNDDESERLLRGFLSTALYDAGLYCRADDRGDPVIQLAPPLTIGQKEFDDIESILRSVLTEASTKI, encoded by the coding sequence ATGACAACCACACCAAGCACCACTCCCAAGGGCACGGACCGCCAACAAGCTGCCCGCGATCACTTGTGGATGCATATGGCCCGCCACAGCGGCATCGTCAAGGGCGGCACCGTCCCCGTGATCACGCGCGGCGAAGGCCACATGATTTATGACGACAAAGGCAAGGGCTACATCGACGGCCTCTCCGGGTTGTTCGTGGTCCAGGTGGGTCACGGCCGCGAAGAGCTTGCCGCCGTTGCGCAAGAGCAGGCCAAGAAGTTGTCCTTCTTCCCGTTGTGGTCCTACGCGCATGAGCCCGCCATTGATTTGGCCGAGCGCCTCGCTGACTACGCTCCGGGTGATTTGAACCGCGTGTTCTTCACGACCGGCGGCGGCGAAGCGGTGGAATCCGCGTTCAAACTCGCGAAGCAGTATTGGAAACTTCAGGGCCAGCCGGGCAAGACTAAGGTCATCTCCCGTGCGCTCGCTTACCACGGCACGCCTCAAGGCGCCCTGGCCATCACTAGCTTGCCGAGCATGAAGACCCCGTTTGAGCCGTTGGTTCCGGGCACGTTCCGCGTCCCGAACACCAACTTCTACCGCGCTCCTGAGCAGTTCGAGGATAACGAGAAGGACTTCGGTATCTGGGCTGCCGAGCGTATCCGCGAAGCCATCGAGTTTGAAGGCGCCGAGTCCGTTGCGGCCGTGTTCCTTGAGCCAGTTCAGAACTCCGGCGGCTGCTTCCCGCCACCACCGGGATACTTCCAGCGCGTGCGCGAGATCTGCGACGAGTATGACGTCCTTTTGGTCTCTGACGAGGTCATTTGCGCGTTTGGTCGCATCGGTTCCATGTTCGCGTGTGTTGATTTTGGCTACACGCCGGACATCATCACGTGCGCCAAGGGCCTGACCTCGGGCTACTCCCCTATCGGCGCGATGATCGCGTCCGAGAAGCTCTTTGAGCCGTTCACCAAGGGCGACACCACGTTCTACCACGGCTACACCTTCGGCGGACACCCTGTTTCTGCCGCGGTTGCCATGGCCAACCTGGACATCATGGAGCGCGAGGGCCTGAACCAGAACGTCAAGGACAACGCGGACGCTTTCAAGGCCACGCTGTCCAAGTTGTTGGATCTGCCGATTGTGGGCGACGTGCGCGGCGCCGGCTATTTCTACGGAATCGAGCTGGTCAAGGACAAGACCACGAAGGAGACATTCAACGATGATGAGTCTGAGCGTCTGCTGCGCGGGTTCCTTTCCACGGCGCTTTATGACGCCGGGTTGTACTGCCGCGCGGATGACCGTGGCGACCCAGTCATTCAGTTGGCGCCACCGCTCACGATCGGTCAGAAAGAGTTTGATGACATCGAGAGCATTCTGCGTAGCGTATTGACCGAAGCAAGTACTAAGATCTAG
- a CDS encoding helix-turn-helix domain-containing protein has product MQSIASILSLPEVTRGDPEILLGADSLAQPVRWVHVAGTQNLTGLLTGGELVLATAAIAAPSAVAARHFLEVLASEGAVALFVEDPVPEQLTIQYDDAAHFLREAATAVGVSFPVVRLRRALRFVEITQSVHRMIVVEQLAQVERARHLHEEFVSLSVNGASQEEIVAAAARLVGAPVVLEDRQHRVLSWSAESDAALEPWTQHESLEDVAAERGWVHVEVGVGGHAWGHLVIPFNDAPHPDMDTDDAWRTDARLVLERAAQALTINRLAGRDERAIVQRARSTFFEDAANASTNSSTNSSAHGSEHRPALGAGPSAVRRRELNVRAQALGLGSAQRYVPGVVVLKNKYPHGAGRQNQEIELIEHLYRSAAAARIPLLAASTAGGNVGMVVGLQQASPSADWREAEDAALNALLKELDPAGVAVGVVPSVIEAVDAAASIGAATRVAQTAAALADPDRPFYRTQDLRLHGLLSQFSTDDRLENFIEAELGPLLHPVDESALDLLGSFVRAGGNRSVVAREQFLSRPAVYARLERLEKRLGVSLDDAESRASLHIALLAREVRGGRTSR; this is encoded by the coding sequence GTGCAAAGTATTGCTTCGATTCTGAGTCTTCCGGAGGTCACCCGGGGCGATCCCGAGATCCTTTTGGGCGCCGATTCACTCGCCCAGCCCGTCCGATGGGTTCACGTCGCCGGCACCCAAAACCTCACCGGTCTGCTCACAGGCGGGGAGCTGGTGCTGGCCACGGCGGCCATCGCTGCGCCCTCCGCGGTTGCGGCCCGCCACTTCCTCGAAGTGCTCGCTTCCGAAGGCGCAGTTGCGCTCTTCGTTGAAGATCCTGTGCCGGAGCAGCTCACTATTCAGTACGACGACGCAGCTCACTTCTTGCGCGAAGCTGCCACGGCCGTCGGGGTCAGCTTCCCCGTGGTGCGGCTGCGCCGCGCGTTGCGCTTCGTGGAAATCACCCAGAGCGTGCACCGCATGATTGTGGTCGAACAGCTGGCCCAAGTGGAACGTGCTCGGCACCTGCACGAAGAGTTCGTGAGCCTCAGCGTCAACGGGGCGAGCCAAGAAGAGATTGTGGCCGCCGCCGCGCGTCTCGTTGGGGCTCCTGTAGTTCTGGAAGACCGGCAGCACCGCGTGCTCTCGTGGTCTGCCGAATCGGACGCGGCGCTGGAACCGTGGACTCAGCACGAGTCTCTTGAGGACGTTGCGGCCGAACGCGGTTGGGTGCACGTCGAGGTCGGAGTGGGTGGCCACGCGTGGGGCCACCTGGTCATTCCATTCAATGACGCGCCCCATCCCGACATGGACACCGACGACGCTTGGCGAACCGATGCGCGACTAGTCCTGGAACGCGCCGCCCAAGCGCTGACCATCAACAGGCTGGCCGGACGTGACGAGCGCGCGATCGTCCAGCGAGCCCGCTCGACCTTTTTCGAAGACGCAGCGAACGCTTCAACAAACAGTTCAACAAACAGTTCAGCGCACGGTTCAGAACATCGCCCTGCGCTCGGTGCGGGACCAAGCGCCGTGCGACGCCGCGAACTCAATGTGCGCGCTCAAGCCCTCGGGCTCGGAAGTGCACAGCGGTACGTACCAGGCGTCGTCGTACTCAAAAATAAGTATCCGCACGGTGCTGGGCGGCAAAACCAAGAAATAGAGCTCATTGAGCACCTGTACCGTAGCGCCGCGGCCGCGCGCATCCCGTTGCTGGCCGCGAGCACGGCGGGTGGAAACGTGGGCATGGTCGTGGGACTGCAGCAAGCGTCGCCATCAGCGGATTGGCGGGAAGCCGAAGACGCCGCCCTGAACGCGCTGCTCAAAGAACTCGACCCAGCGGGTGTGGCCGTGGGAGTGGTGCCAAGCGTGATCGAAGCGGTGGACGCCGCCGCGAGCATCGGTGCAGCAACCCGCGTGGCGCAAACTGCCGCCGCGCTCGCCGACCCAGATCGGCCGTTCTACCGGACTCAGGACCTTCGCCTGCACGGACTGCTATCCCAGTTCAGTACAGATGATCGGCTAGAGAACTTCATTGAAGCCGAGCTAGGTCCGCTGCTTCATCCCGTGGACGAATCCGCTTTGGACCTCTTAGGAAGTTTCGTGCGCGCGGGCGGGAACCGATCCGTGGTGGCGCGCGAACAATTCCTCTCCAGGCCAGCCGTATATGCGCGCTTGGAACGGCTCGAAAAACGGCTTGGAGTGTCCCTCGATGACGCGGAATCCCGGGCCTCATTACATATTGCTTTGCTAGCACGCGAGGTTCGCGGGGGACGAACATCACGGTAA
- a CDS encoding alkaline phosphatase D family protein, translated as MNNLSGINRRTVVKSALITSAAAATGALAASAPASAFASPALVTRRLALPSGVATGDVTSESAVLWARSSGTGRLHATLRALDADGSALRGRFARSIRLTSGWVTDATDGTAKIMAKDLPSNTRFEVTFSFEDENGNMGEVKKGSFTTAPGAGVGNGRSKGRAKGIPVETASQSFVWTADTAGQGYGINPEIGGMRGYGAMHAVKPDFFLHSGDTVYADGPISATMKEPNGDIWHNLVTEEVSKVAETLNEFRGRHRYNMMDENLRAMYAEVPVIAQWDDHETTNNWWAGEVLEDPRYTVRDVNTLAARGRRAWQEYMPIADTKALTRGTGFEPDRIYRKIERGAHLDIFALDMRTFKGENTDGLETHETDILGETQLQWLIKGLRQSKATWKVIGNDLPLGLIVPDGKGQESISNAENGKPLGRELQLARLLKAIKDYDIKNVVFLTGDVHYCAAHHYSPERAAFKDFKPFWEFVAGPINAGAFGPNKLDGTFGPKAVFEKAGPVMGSPRNGEWQFFGQVDVAGDGSTFTVKLVNANGDVQYTNVLPRER; from the coding sequence GTGAACAATCTCTCTGGAATCAACCGCCGCACCGTCGTTAAATCCGCTCTGATCACTTCGGCAGCAGCCGCCACCGGCGCACTTGCCGCCTCTGCACCGGCTTCTGCCTTCGCGTCCCCTGCGCTGGTCACTCGCCGCTTGGCACTCCCCTCTGGCGTTGCCACCGGCGATGTCACCTCCGAATCCGCCGTCTTGTGGGCCCGTTCTTCCGGAACCGGCCGCTTGCACGCAACCCTCCGCGCTCTCGACGCTGACGGATCCGCACTTCGCGGCCGCTTCGCCCGATCCATCCGCTTGACCTCCGGTTGGGTCACGGACGCCACGGACGGAACCGCCAAGATTATGGCCAAGGATCTCCCATCCAACACCCGCTTCGAGGTGACGTTCTCCTTCGAAGATGAGAACGGCAACATGGGCGAAGTGAAGAAGGGCTCCTTCACCACCGCCCCAGGCGCTGGTGTTGGAAACGGCCGATCTAAAGGTCGCGCCAAGGGTATCCCGGTAGAGACCGCCTCCCAGTCCTTTGTGTGGACGGCAGATACTGCTGGCCAGGGCTACGGCATCAACCCCGAAATCGGGGGCATGCGCGGCTACGGGGCCATGCACGCTGTGAAGCCTGATTTCTTCTTGCACTCCGGTGACACCGTCTACGCTGACGGCCCGATCTCCGCCACCATGAAGGAACCGAACGGCGACATCTGGCACAACCTCGTGACGGAGGAAGTCTCCAAGGTGGCGGAAACCCTCAATGAGTTCCGCGGCCGCCACCGCTACAACATGATGGATGAGAACCTGCGCGCCATGTATGCCGAAGTTCCGGTCATCGCACAGTGGGATGACCATGAGACCACCAACAATTGGTGGGCCGGCGAAGTCCTTGAGGATCCTCGCTACACCGTTCGCGATGTCAACACGCTGGCTGCTCGTGGCCGCCGCGCATGGCAGGAATACATGCCAATTGCGGATACCAAGGCGTTGACCCGCGGCACGGGCTTCGAGCCTGACCGTATCTACCGCAAAATTGAGCGCGGCGCGCACTTGGATATCTTCGCGTTGGACATGCGTACGTTCAAGGGTGAGAACACCGATGGTTTGGAAACGCACGAGACGGATATCCTCGGCGAGACTCAGCTGCAGTGGCTCATCAAGGGTCTGCGTCAGTCCAAGGCAACGTGGAAGGTGATCGGCAACGATCTTCCGCTCGGCTTGATTGTTCCTGATGGCAAGGGCCAAGAGTCCATCTCCAATGCCGAGAACGGCAAGCCGCTAGGCCGCGAACTCCAGTTGGCTCGCTTGCTCAAGGCCATTAAGGACTACGACATCAAGAACGTGGTGTTCTTGACGGGTGACGTGCACTACTGCGCGGCTCACCACTACTCCCCTGAGCGCGCAGCATTCAAGGACTTCAAGCCGTTCTGGGAGTTCGTCGCTGGCCCCATCAACGCTGGAGCATTCGGCCCCAACAAGCTCGATGGCACCTTCGGCCCGAAGGCTGTCTTCGAAAAGGCTGGCCCAGTCATGGGTTCACCGCGTAACGGCGAATGGCAGTTCTTCGGCCAGGTTGACGTAGCCGGAGACGGCTCCACGTTCACCGTGAAGCTCGTCAACGCCAACGGCGACGTGCAGTACACGAACGTGTTGCCACGCGAGCGCTAA
- a CDS encoding CoA-acylating methylmalonate-semialdehyde dehydrogenase, whose protein sequence is MNTLTHWINGELTAPVNEARLGDIHNPATGEVIGKVELASKSVVEKAIDAAAAAFPAWRDTSLARRTQVLFSFRELLNARKGELAEILTREHGKVLSDALGEVSRGQEVVELACGIPHLLKGAYTENASTKIDVHSIRQPLGPVAIISPFNFPAMVPMWFFPLAIATGNTVVIKPSEKDPSALNWMAKLWEEAGLPAGVFNVVHGDKEAVDTLLESPKIQSVSFVGSTPIAKYVYERGTAHGKRVQALGGAKNHMLVLPDADLDLAADAAVNAGYGAAGERCMAISAIVAVESIADELVAKIAERTKTLKVGDGTRGCDMGPLITAQHRDKVSGYIDAGEAAGATVVLDGRTSTPDADGEGFFLNPTLFDHVTPDMSIYTDEIFGPVLSVVRVPSYDEGLELINSNQYGNGTAIFTNDGGAARRFENEVQVGMVGINVPIPVPMAYYSFGGWKNSLFGDSHAHGMEGVNFFTRGKVVTTKWLDPSHGGINLGFPQND, encoded by the coding sequence ATGAACACGTTGACGCACTGGATTAACGGCGAACTGACCGCCCCTGTGAATGAAGCCCGATTGGGCGATATTCATAACCCGGCTACTGGCGAGGTCATTGGCAAAGTCGAGTTGGCCAGCAAGTCCGTGGTGGAGAAGGCCATCGACGCCGCGGCTGCCGCGTTCCCGGCCTGGCGCGATACCTCGTTGGCCCGCCGCACCCAAGTGTTGTTCTCTTTCCGCGAGCTCTTGAACGCTCGCAAGGGCGAACTTGCCGAGATCCTGACTCGCGAGCACGGCAAGGTGCTCTCCGATGCATTGGGTGAAGTGTCCCGTGGTCAGGAAGTAGTGGAGCTGGCCTGCGGCATCCCGCACCTTCTCAAGGGCGCGTACACGGAGAATGCCTCGACGAAGATTGACGTGCACTCAATCCGTCAACCTTTGGGCCCTGTTGCCATCATTTCTCCGTTCAACTTCCCGGCCATGGTGCCCATGTGGTTCTTCCCGCTGGCGATCGCCACCGGGAACACCGTAGTCATCAAACCCTCCGAGAAGGACCCATCTGCGCTGAACTGGATGGCGAAGCTGTGGGAAGAGGCTGGCCTTCCGGCAGGTGTCTTCAATGTGGTGCACGGTGACAAGGAAGCCGTGGACACCCTCTTGGAGAGCCCTAAGATTCAGTCGGTCTCGTTTGTGGGATCCACCCCGATTGCGAAGTACGTCTACGAGCGCGGCACCGCGCACGGCAAGCGTGTGCAGGCTTTGGGTGGCGCGAAGAACCACATGTTGGTGCTTCCAGATGCCGATCTTGACCTCGCCGCCGATGCGGCCGTCAACGCCGGTTATGGTGCAGCCGGCGAGCGCTGCATGGCGATCTCCGCCATTGTTGCTGTGGAATCTATCGCCGATGAACTGGTGGCGAAGATTGCCGAGCGCACCAAGACGCTCAAGGTGGGCGACGGTACGCGCGGCTGCGACATGGGACCGCTCATTACTGCGCAGCACCGGGACAAGGTTTCCGGCTACATCGACGCAGGCGAGGCTGCTGGCGCCACAGTGGTTCTGGACGGCCGTACTTCCACTCCCGATGCGGACGGAGAAGGATTCTTCTTGAACCCCACGCTGTTTGACCACGTCACTCCGGACATGAGCATCTACACGGATGAGATTTTTGGCCCTGTGCTTTCCGTGGTCCGCGTCCCGAGCTATGACGAGGGCCTAGAGCTCATCAATTCCAACCAGTACGGCAACGGCACCGCGATCTTCACAAACGACGGCGGCGCGGCTCGCCGTTTCGAAAACGAAGTCCAGGTGGGCATGGTGGGCATCAACGTGCCTATTCCGGTGCCGATGGCGTACTACTCCTTTGGTGGCTGGAAGAACTCGCTCTTCGGCGACTCCCACGCGCACGGCATGGAGGGTGTCAACTTCTTCACGCGTGGCAAGGTGGTCACCACCAAGTGGCTGGATCCAAGCCACGGCGGAATCAACCTCGGCTTCCCGCAGAACGATTAA
- a CDS encoding gamma-glutamyl-gamma-aminobutyrate hydrolase family protein yields MDENRSPLEAHPVIGLSYARSAESYSEGYRAEIIGLAERAESYLLAAGADVIMLDASVDGVPDMHRLDGVVVMGGGDVDPFLYHSEGHPSISFVDSAADRFESSLVRRAVESYTPVLGICRGLQIMNVALGGSLIEDLGEGTIHGTATADAAMADHSVQVVEETLLSTILGVGDITVRSSHHQAIQRLANTLQVSAWAPDGVVEGIEAKSHPDGTTPWAVGVQWHPEEAGTQPGQFEALVTAFIAAATEKQIAKRASEQDAESTPVG; encoded by the coding sequence ATGGATGAGAACCGATCGCCTCTCGAGGCTCACCCCGTCATTGGCCTGTCCTATGCACGGTCGGCGGAGTCGTACTCAGAGGGATACCGGGCCGAGATCATTGGCCTCGCGGAACGTGCCGAGAGCTACCTCTTGGCTGCCGGCGCCGATGTGATCATGCTCGACGCAAGCGTTGACGGCGTGCCGGACATGCACCGACTCGACGGCGTAGTGGTCATGGGTGGCGGCGACGTAGACCCGTTTTTGTACCACTCAGAAGGCCACCCTTCCATTTCTTTCGTGGACTCCGCGGCGGACCGCTTTGAATCATCGCTGGTTCGGCGAGCTGTAGAGAGCTACACGCCAGTCTTGGGCATTTGCCGAGGACTGCAGATCATGAACGTGGCTTTGGGCGGAAGCCTCATTGAGGATCTCGGCGAAGGCACCATTCACGGAACTGCCACCGCTGATGCAGCCATGGCCGATCACTCCGTGCAAGTGGTGGAAGAGACCTTGCTGTCCACGATTCTGGGAGTCGGCGACATCACCGTGCGCTCGTCCCACCACCAAGCCATTCAGCGCTTGGCCAATACGTTGCAGGTCAGCGCGTGGGCGCCGGACGGTGTTGTAGAAGGCATCGAGGCCAAGAGCCACCCCGATGGCACCACACCTTGGGCTGTTGGAGTGCAGTGGCACCCCGAAGAAGCTGGGACGCAGCCCGGACAGTTCGAGGCTCTCGTCACGGCGTTCATTGCGGCCGCCACCGAAAAGCAGATCGCAAAGCGCGCGAGCGAACAGGACGCTGAGTCCACCCCGGTTGGCTAG
- a CDS encoding aspartate aminotransferase family protein codes for MTTNLTPDTLTDTKVSAELIEAGKRAYELDREHVFHSWQAQGPFKPMTILKAEGSYVWDGDGNRLIDMSGQLVNTNIGHQHPAVVAAIQEQAGQLCTIAPQHVNIARSEAARLIAERTPGDLNHVFFTNGGADAVEHAIRMARLHTGRYKVLSAYRSYHGGTQLAVNVTGDPRRIANDYGDAGVVHFMPAYTYRSYFGTTTEADEAERALRHLEDMIVLEGAQNIAALILESIPGTAGIYMPPAGYLEGVRELTKKYGIMYIADEVMAGFGRSGKWFSVNHWNVIPDLLTFAKGVNSGYVPLGGVAISDAIFETFRDRVYPGGLTYSGHPLACAAAVAAINTMADEGMIENAERLGRDIIGPRLAQMMERHPSIGDVRGAGVFWAIELVKNRETKEPMAAYGGSSPEMNELIGALKAKGILPFANFNRIHVVPALNIPDEVLEQALDAIDEALEVTDKYAN; via the coding sequence ATGACAACTAATCTCACCCCAGACACTTTGACGGACACCAAGGTGTCCGCAGAGCTCATCGAGGCCGGCAAGCGCGCCTACGAGTTGGACCGCGAGCACGTGTTCCACTCCTGGCAGGCCCAGGGCCCGTTTAAGCCGATGACGATTCTCAAGGCCGAGGGGTCCTACGTGTGGGACGGCGACGGCAACCGGCTCATCGACATGTCCGGCCAGCTGGTCAACACCAACATTGGACACCAGCACCCGGCCGTTGTGGCTGCGATCCAGGAGCAGGCTGGCCAGCTCTGCACCATCGCACCGCAACACGTAAACATTGCACGTTCCGAGGCCGCGCGGTTGATTGCAGAGCGCACGCCGGGAGACCTGAACCACGTGTTCTTTACGAACGGTGGAGCGGACGCCGTAGAGCACGCCATCCGCATGGCGCGCCTTCACACCGGTCGCTACAAGGTGCTTTCGGCATACCGCAGCTACCACGGCGGCACGCAGTTGGCCGTCAATGTCACGGGCGATCCGCGCCGCATTGCCAACGATTATGGCGATGCCGGAGTGGTTCACTTCATGCCGGCGTACACGTACCGTTCCTACTTTGGTACGACGACGGAAGCCGACGAAGCTGAGCGCGCGTTGCGCCATCTCGAGGACATGATTGTGCTGGAGGGCGCGCAGAATATCGCAGCGCTCATCCTCGAATCGATCCCTGGCACGGCAGGTATTTACATGCCACCGGCTGGCTACCTCGAGGGCGTCCGGGAGCTCACCAAGAAGTACGGCATCATGTACATCGCGGATGAGGTCATGGCAGGTTTCGGCCGTTCCGGAAAGTGGTTCTCCGTGAACCATTGGAACGTCATTCCGGATCTCTTGACCTTCGCGAAGGGCGTGAACTCAGGCTACGTTCCTCTCGGCGGCGTGGCCATCTCGGATGCCATCTTCGAGACCTTCCGCGACCGTGTCTACCCAGGCGGACTCACCTACTCGGGTCACCCGCTAGCGTGCGCTGCGGCGGTGGCTGCTATCAACACCATGGCGGACGAGGGCATGATCGAGAACGCCGAGCGTTTGGGCCGGGACATTATTGGTCCTCGTTTGGCTCAAATGATGGAACGCCATCCATCCATTGGCGACGTGCGCGGCGCGGGTGTGTTCTGGGCTATAGAGCTTGTGAAGAACCGTGAGACCAAGGAACCCATGGCCGCTTACGGTGGCTCCAGCCCGGAAATGAACGAACTCATTGGTGCTCTCAAAGCCAAGGGCATCTTGCCGTTCGCGAACTTCAACCGCATTCACGTGGTGCCAGCACTGAACATTCCGGACGAAGTTCTGGAACAAGCGCTCGACGCCATCGACGAAGCTCTCGAAGTCACGGACAAGTACGCGAACTAG
- a CDS encoding NAD(P)/FAD-dependent oxidoreductase, producing MKFQPDSQGSNVRETSFDRAERTVPDALAQRNLQDTRRAVYWLDNPDKPAAQAPLHEDITADLAIVGGGYTGLWTALIAKERDPERDVVLLEGSECGWAASGRNGGFCEASLTHGESNGEKHLPAENEKLTRLGDENLEELIATIERYNIDCDLTRSGMIEIATEEHQVAWLAESAEADGDSELLKAPDVRQRINTPLAHAGLAHRTGTVLVHPAKLAWGLKRVCLELGVRIYEHTPVRSLRKISTIQGPSEKPSGVVVLETDNGTVHANLVALATNIFPNLIRRNRLYTVPVYDYALMTEPLTAAQRSAVGWAGMEGLADLNNRFHYVRPTVDAGGKFRILIGGYDAVYHFGRAMRSEYLNSEETYVKLAKHFAALFPDLDDVRFSHAWGGAIDTCSRFFSFFDLSHDGKVVHAAGFTGLGVGATRFAAKVMLDLLSGERTELTELEMVKKKPIPFPPEPIAWTGVKITTAAMVRADRREGKRGPWLRVMDAVGMGFDS from the coding sequence ATGAAGTTTCAGCCAGATTCACAGGGGTCAAATGTCAGGGAAACCTCATTTGACCGCGCCGAACGCACTGTCCCTGACGCGCTTGCACAGCGAAACCTCCAAGACACCCGGCGCGCTGTGTATTGGTTGGACAATCCGGACAAACCTGCAGCACAAGCCCCACTTCATGAGGACATCACCGCGGACCTCGCAATTGTGGGCGGCGGATACACGGGACTCTGGACCGCGCTCATCGCGAAAGAGCGAGATCCAGAACGGGACGTCGTCCTCCTGGAAGGGTCAGAGTGCGGTTGGGCAGCATCAGGTCGAAATGGCGGTTTTTGCGAAGCCTCGCTCACACACGGAGAATCGAACGGCGAAAAGCACTTGCCCGCCGAGAACGAGAAGCTCACGCGCCTCGGCGACGAAAACCTCGAAGAGCTCATCGCCACCATCGAGCGCTACAACATCGACTGCGATCTAACCCGTTCAGGAATGATCGAGATCGCCACTGAGGAACACCAAGTGGCCTGGCTAGCTGAATCCGCGGAAGCAGACGGTGACAGCGAACTGTTGAAAGCACCTGACGTACGGCAGCGCATCAACACTCCCCTGGCACACGCGGGCCTTGCGCACCGCACCGGCACTGTTCTGGTTCACCCGGCCAAACTCGCGTGGGGACTCAAGCGCGTCTGCTTGGAGCTCGGCGTGCGAATCTATGAGCACACACCGGTCCGCTCCCTCCGCAAGATCAGCACAATTCAAGGCCCTAGCGAGAAGCCGAGCGGCGTCGTCGTCCTGGAAACTGACAATGGTACGGTGCATGCAAACCTAGTTGCATTGGCTACTAATATATTTCCCAACCTCATTCGCCGTAATCGCCTCTACACGGTCCCCGTGTATGACTACGCGCTTATGACGGAGCCGCTCACAGCCGCGCAACGGTCAGCCGTGGGCTGGGCTGGCATGGAGGGCCTTGCCGATCTCAATAACCGCTTCCACTATGTGCGCCCCACTGTGGACGCGGGCGGCAAGTTCCGCATCCTGATAGGCGGGTACGACGCCGTCTATCACTTCGGGCGGGCCATGCGGAGCGAATACTTGAATTCAGAAGAGACGTACGTGAAATTGGCGAAGCACTTCGCGGCACTCTTCCCCGATCTCGATGACGTGCGCTTTTCGCACGCATGGGGCGGCGCGATCGATACGTGCAGCCGCTTCTTCTCCTTCTTTGACCTCTCTCACGACGGAAAAGTAGTACACGCCGCCGGGTTCACCGGACTCGGCGTGGGCGCCACGCGCTTTGCCGCGAAAGTCATGCTGGATCTGCTCTCCGGAGAGCGCACTGAGCTGACAGAGCTAGAGATGGTGAAGAAGAAGCCCATCCCCTTCCCGCCAGAACCAATCGCTTGGACCGGCGTGAAAATCACTACCGCAGCTATGGTGAGAGCAGATCGGCGCGAGGGCAAACGCGGGCCGTGGCTTCGCGTGATGGATGCGGTGGGCATGGGGTTTGATTCCTAA
- a CDS encoding Lrp/AsnC family transcriptional regulator, whose product MSKNIIGHLQEDGRRSYASIGKAVGLSEAAVRQRVQKLLDSKVIQIVAVTDPLQLGFPRNAMIGVRCAGDMIKTADEIAKLAAVDYCVVTAGKFDVLAEVVCENDEDLLDIIHTIRAIKSVRETETFMYLSLRKQIYNWGTP is encoded by the coding sequence ATCAGCAAGAACATCATTGGCCATCTTCAAGAAGATGGGCGACGCTCCTATGCATCCATTGGCAAGGCTGTGGGCCTTTCCGAGGCGGCCGTGCGCCAACGAGTGCAGAAACTTCTTGATTCCAAAGTGATTCAAATCGTCGCCGTGACGGATCCCCTGCAGTTGGGGTTCCCGCGCAACGCCATGATTGGCGTGCGGTGCGCCGGCGACATGATCAAGACAGCTGACGAGATCGCGAAGCTCGCAGCCGTCGATTATTGCGTGGTGACTGCCGGCAAGTTCGATGTTCTCGCGGAAGTTGTCTGTGAGAACGACGAAGACCTGCTGGACATCATCCACACCATTCGCGCTATCAAAAGTGTTCGAGAGACTGAAACGTTCATGTATCTCTCGCTCCGCAAGCAAATCTATAACTGGGGTACTCCATGA